In Alteromonas naphthalenivorans, one DNA window encodes the following:
- a CDS encoding DUF11 domain-containing protein, whose protein sequence is MESQIASSRLRASFLRLFWRLIFCSIMSVFASTSVHALEIETTLDNKIKREGGYLVYTVALINNDSVTRNDVTLTVSAPTGLEFKGYTALPNFTCNTCSGVVSYNVGTIVSGGSALFTIPLYPNSLFDDNYDSEMTISSSVTHGGSPTPVTNTALVTYVDEESILMKTTSANAFVEAGSDVTFEVTVGNIGDTGFAGSYISAAIPSGATFVSASDEGSLVGGEVVWQSASVLSGGSGEKRYFTVRLPNNASNGTVYKTQVKWARNSSLSAAQTSESMVVVRNSNNYLVETAVFGDTAMTGQASDYRFTVVNNSSQIQSNSTLYVKAGSYSRLYGSRIWPASAVPSTGVFYGDRWIALSVEELLPGESTSLLVPMSVYNPLDGMPIDLHAVLYSEDGIELQASHSVYLWDVEQSIRLGISSDKQKVEVGEFFEYELSFGNLTDTAYQNTVIELTLPEELEVIGASDSGVVSDTSVAWSVGTLSARSSGKRYLKVRAPETSDAGDIFKSTANIHNGGLSISRASEVVSVVDNRPLGLTIGQIGDIRSPSHYNYLRYVVTNTSNITRTDVALNISTSAGTRFAGNDGYPSAPSNGTYYGDNWASYSVGDLAPGEEYILTLPFSGYNQIDGAPQISDVILSDSVSAFIQGTKPSTLYSATNSVVFTVASDKQIVMPGDEVTLELNIANVSDSTIQNLAVPLTLPGQVTAQSATNDAEINGSNIKWSIGSLAVGTSVKRFITVTIDEDLSAGDSFKVAAGLESSSTTLARASEVLIVTETMPLVLTPTITGDTRSHAHYGYSKYVISNPGTTVRTDVVLAVSVDAGVRVYGNNTYPYYTNSSFYATDWMYYTFDVINPGESKVVQFPLNSYRQIDGKPWVENAVLSDGLDSFIQSTRNTYSFDNERTISSHLSSDRSVVKVGESINFEVLYGNESNTNMQNLVLEVAIPEGLNVETINDGGSFADGVVQWELGTLTSGYAAKRSFTASVSNTLNDADAVVVKSNILQSGESLTRSNESIVVKADTSLTLDVTYEQGITSFIISNTDDVSHADVELVIQPGNYSRYYTPDALPLNGSSTKYANERVVYEFGELSAGETRAVVVPFYSYQAKAGGISVAHATLESSTTDYVLTATPTLAYTSELGGALPQLAIDSTSHHMSAGEEISLKVTVGNPSQQIIESAMLQVPVPSNAEFVSASGVYEVVDDIVYWPLGNIPVGNWHQLSITLAADSNLEPGDTIHTNARIVANSTTRTLAVASQVNVIQERPLSITATQTVGYPLQQGAQMQISIGVENNKLTELADVELYFMPPQGTRVYSSDIVGGGCTNGSYCTFRDWVLWDLGNMAGSKISNVSVAPLLLTGSYGVSNGSVLTSTYFAEHTSNNLSTTLLQTSYGVGNAYEIDTNHDSDGDGIPDFWELRYSHLANWLDSSDAGDDLDGDGYTNLQEYLNGLSPDNRDPKDTDFDSLLDSVEIALGLDPLSEDSDGDGLIDRLDNWPSIYNEAQSGLTDLLSVGDVTGDGSDDFALISVVDGIVSASVVNGANDTISHNINWSTEYQDVQAYILEDINGNGSVEIGIFGMISANDASGNAVIKPQLFVKDGKTGNRINVYNWSANWLETSLVVLDDVTGDGIADFGMQGRFIVEGARPQLFVKDAVSGSNVTTYGYPSLFKNPKFYQLSDFNGDGVDDVGLFGEIERNGKVQIKITDGTDSGNKLKAYNFAANWNNVSWHRLSDINGDSVDDWGMFGTRKDDNKPQLFTKSGVSTSGTLGIYTWPEDLESTSFHIIPDFTSDGVDELAVGGFRTSAGRYQLTVRDGTSRSTTLVNYGWPSNWTEVSFDVVGDLTNDGVNEVMLFGLRSNGNYELSIKDGIASNGAYATVNLGNDWLAKPSFKLIGDIDYDGTPTVVVYGKSKAGVDKYQLLD, encoded by the coding sequence ATGGAAAGTCAAATTGCCTCATCCCGTTTACGGGCTAGTTTTTTGCGTCTCTTCTGGCGTCTTATCTTTTGTTCAATTATGAGCGTTTTCGCTTCTACGTCTGTTCATGCGTTAGAAATTGAAACGACACTCGACAATAAAATCAAACGCGAGGGCGGTTATCTAGTATATACCGTGGCGTTAATAAATAATGACTCGGTTACCAGAAACGATGTCACGCTTACCGTCTCTGCGCCAACGGGTCTTGAGTTTAAAGGTTATACCGCACTTCCCAATTTTACGTGTAATACCTGTAGCGGGGTGGTTTCTTATAATGTTGGTACTATTGTTTCAGGTGGCTCTGCGCTATTTACCATTCCTTTGTATCCAAACAGCTTATTCGACGACAACTATGACAGCGAAATGACAATTTCTTCATCTGTAACTCATGGGGGAAGCCCTACGCCTGTCACGAATACGGCTCTAGTTACGTATGTTGATGAAGAAAGTATTCTAATGAAGACTACTTCGGCAAACGCATTTGTAGAGGCGGGTTCAGATGTTACATTTGAAGTAACCGTGGGGAATATTGGCGATACGGGCTTCGCAGGTAGTTACATTTCGGCTGCAATACCAAGCGGGGCGACCTTTGTTAGTGCTTCGGACGAGGGGAGTTTAGTAGGCGGTGAAGTGGTTTGGCAAAGTGCCTCAGTGTTAAGTGGAGGCAGCGGAGAAAAACGATATTTTACGGTACGCTTACCTAATAACGCATCAAACGGCACCGTTTATAAAACACAGGTTAAGTGGGCAAGGAATAGTAGTCTATCTGCTGCACAGACCTCAGAGAGTATGGTGGTGGTGCGCAATTCAAATAACTATTTGGTAGAAACAGCGGTATTTGGTGATACAGCCATGACAGGTCAAGCTAGTGATTATCGCTTTACTGTAGTGAATAACAGTAGTCAGATCCAATCGAATTCGACGTTATACGTTAAAGCAGGATCTTACTCTAGGCTTTACGGAAGTAGAATTTGGCCTGCGTCAGCGGTTCCTTCTACTGGCGTATTCTATGGGGATAGATGGATAGCATTATCGGTAGAGGAACTTCTTCCTGGCGAATCAACTAGCCTACTTGTCCCTATGTCGGTATATAACCCGCTAGACGGTATGCCAATAGACCTACACGCCGTATTATACAGTGAAGATGGTATTGAGCTTCAAGCTTCTCATTCGGTATATCTATGGGACGTTGAACAGAGCATTCGGCTTGGTATCTCATCAGATAAACAGAAAGTGGAAGTGGGTGAGTTTTTCGAATATGAATTGAGTTTTGGTAATTTAACAGATACGGCTTACCAAAATACGGTGATAGAGCTGACTTTGCCGGAAGAGCTCGAAGTTATTGGTGCTAGTGACAGTGGTGTGGTTTCAGATACAAGCGTAGCTTGGTCAGTTGGGACATTAAGTGCGCGAAGCAGTGGAAAGCGTTATTTGAAAGTAAGGGCTCCAGAAACTAGTGACGCTGGAGACATATTTAAATCAACAGCTAACATCCATAACGGCGGGCTTAGTATATCCCGCGCCAGTGAAGTAGTATCTGTGGTGGATAACAGACCCTTAGGTCTCACTATCGGGCAAATAGGCGACATTCGGTCCCCAAGCCACTACAATTATTTAAGATACGTGGTGACCAACACTAGCAATATTACCCGTACAGATGTAGCACTAAATATATCAACTTCTGCTGGAACACGTTTTGCTGGGAATGACGGTTATCCATCAGCCCCTTCTAACGGTACATATTATGGCGACAACTGGGCTTCTTATTCTGTTGGCGATTTAGCACCGGGCGAAGAGTACATACTTACGTTGCCATTCAGTGGGTATAATCAAATAGACGGCGCACCGCAGATAAGCGATGTAATTCTAAGTGATTCTGTGAGTGCATTTATACAAGGTACTAAGCCTTCAACTCTTTATAGTGCAACAAATTCCGTGGTATTTACGGTAGCAAGCGATAAGCAAATAGTGATGCCGGGTGATGAGGTCACTTTAGAGCTTAATATAGCAAATGTTAGCGATTCTACTATTCAGAATTTGGCCGTCCCACTCACTCTACCGGGACAGGTTACAGCGCAGTCGGCTACCAATGATGCTGAAATAAATGGGTCGAATATAAAATGGAGTATAGGCAGCCTCGCAGTCGGTACCTCTGTTAAGCGTTTCATAACAGTAACGATAGATGAAGATCTTTCGGCGGGAGACAGCTTCAAAGTGGCAGCTGGCTTAGAAAGCAGTTCAACTACCTTAGCGCGTGCGTCAGAGGTACTAATCGTAACTGAAACAATGCCACTAGTGCTAACTCCAACTATAACAGGCGATACGCGTTCACACGCACACTACGGCTATAGTAAATACGTTATTTCTAACCCAGGTACAACGGTACGAACGGATGTGGTATTGGCCGTTTCAGTTGACGCAGGAGTACGTGTTTATGGAAACAACACATACCCTTATTATACCAATAGCTCCTTCTATGCTACAGATTGGATGTACTACACGTTCGATGTGATCAATCCAGGTGAATCGAAAGTAGTTCAATTTCCTTTGAATAGTTATCGGCAAATTGATGGTAAGCCTTGGGTTGAGAATGCAGTACTGTCAGATGGTTTAGATTCGTTCATTCAAAGTACAAGAAATACATATTCGTTCGATAATGAACGTACAATAAGCAGTCACTTGTCGAGTGATCGTAGCGTTGTAAAGGTCGGCGAAAGTATTAACTTTGAAGTGCTCTATGGCAATGAGTCTAATACCAATATGCAAAATTTAGTGTTGGAAGTAGCTATACCTGAAGGGCTCAATGTGGAAACTATTAACGATGGAGGTAGTTTTGCCGATGGTGTCGTTCAATGGGAGTTAGGCACGTTGACATCTGGATATGCTGCTAAGCGTTCGTTCACCGCATCTGTTAGTAATACTTTAAACGATGCTGATGCAGTGGTTGTTAAGTCAAATATTCTACAAAGTGGCGAGTCGCTAACCCGCTCTAACGAAAGCATTGTCGTCAAGGCAGATACTTCACTAACGTTAGATGTGACATACGAGCAAGGTATTACCAGCTTTATCATAAGTAATACAGATGATGTAAGTCATGCTGACGTAGAGTTAGTCATTCAACCAGGAAACTACTCAAGGTACTATACTCCAGATGCATTGCCGCTTAATGGTTCTTCAACAAAGTATGCCAACGAGCGAGTAGTGTATGAATTTGGCGAGCTATCAGCTGGTGAAACACGGGCTGTAGTTGTTCCTTTTTATAGTTACCAAGCCAAAGCTGGTGGCATAAGCGTGGCACACGCTACACTTGAAAGTTCCACTACAGATTACGTACTTACCGCTACTCCCACATTAGCATATACCAGTGAATTAGGAGGTGCTTTACCTCAGTTAGCAATTGACTCTACCTCTCATCATATGTCCGCTGGCGAAGAGATAAGCTTAAAAGTGACAGTGGGCAACCCTAGCCAACAAATTATTGAAAGTGCAATGCTTCAAGTACCAGTTCCAAGTAATGCTGAGTTCGTTTCTGCATCAGGTGTATATGAAGTAGTAGACGATATTGTTTATTGGCCTCTGGGTAACATTCCTGTAGGAAACTGGCATCAACTATCGATAACGCTTGCGGCTGATAGCAACTTAGAGCCCGGTGATACTATACATACCAATGCTCGTATTGTGGCGAATTCTACAACAAGAACACTGGCTGTTGCATCGCAAGTTAATGTTATCCAAGAAAGGCCCCTTTCTATTACTGCTACGCAAACCGTGGGATACCCTTTACAGCAAGGGGCGCAGATGCAAATTTCCATTGGTGTAGAAAATAATAAGCTTACTGAGTTGGCAGATGTTGAGCTCTATTTTATGCCCCCTCAGGGTACCCGAGTTTACAGTTCAGATATTGTAGGTGGTGGATGTACAAATGGCTCATATTGTACTTTTAGGGATTGGGTTTTGTGGGATTTAGGAAACATGGCGGGTAGCAAGATCTCTAATGTTTCGGTAGCTCCACTATTGCTTACCGGTAGTTATGGAGTCTCTAATGGCTCGGTTTTAACTTCTACCTACTTTGCTGAGCATACCTCTAACAACCTATCTACCACATTACTGCAAACCTCCTACGGGGTCGGCAATGCCTACGAGATAGATACTAATCATGATAGTGATGGGGATGGAATTCCTGATTTTTGGGAGCTTCGCTATTCTCATTTAGCTAATTGGTTAGATTCGTCTGATGCTGGCGATGACCTAGACGGCGATGGTTATACAAACTTGCAAGAGTATCTGAACGGCCTTTCACCAGATAACAGAGATCCTAAAGATACTGACTTCGATTCCCTTTTAGATAGCGTAGAAATAGCGCTGGGTTTAGACCCATTGAGTGAGGACTCAGACGGAGATGGACTTATCGATAGGCTTGATAATTGGCCTTCTATTTATAACGAGGCTCAGTCAGGGCTTACTGATCTGCTATCGGTTGGTGATGTTACGGGCGATGGTTCGGATGATTTCGCATTAATATCTGTTGTTGATGGTATCGTTTCAGCGAGTGTAGTAAATGGAGCTAACGATACGATTTCACACAATATTAATTGGTCTACTGAATATCAAGATGTTCAAGCTTATATACTGGAAGATATTAATGGAAACGGCAGTGTGGAAATTGGTATTTTCGGGATGATAAGCGCCAACGACGCCTCAGGTAATGCCGTAATCAAACCCCAACTATTCGTAAAAGATGGTAAAACGGGTAATCGGATAAATGTGTATAACTGGTCTGCTAATTGGCTAGAGACATCCTTAGTGGTTTTAGATGACGTTACGGGCGATGGAATAGCTGATTTTGGCATGCAAGGGCGCTTTATTGTAGAAGGTGCGCGCCCACAACTATTTGTCAAAGATGCAGTAAGCGGTTCAAATGTTACTACTTACGGCTATCCTAGTTTGTTTAAAAATCCGAAGTTCTATCAGCTCAGTGACTTCAATGGTGATGGCGTAGATGATGTTGGTCTATTTGGCGAAATCGAACGCAATGGAAAAGTGCAAATTAAAATCACAGATGGCACTGATTCGGGTAACAAATTAAAGGCGTACAACTTTGCAGCAAACTGGAATAATGTAAGCTGGCACCGTTTATCTGATATTAACGGCGATAGTGTTGATGATTGGGGCATGTTCGGAACAAGGAAGGATGATAATAAACCCCAACTATTCACCAAAAGTGGTGTGTCGACCTCAGGTACATTAGGTATTTACACGTGGCCGGAGGATTTGGAGTCTACGAGTTTTCACATTATTCCAGATTTCACTTCAGATGGTGTAGATGAACTGGCCGTAGGGGGGTTCCGGACAAGCGCCGGACGTTACCAATTGACAGTTAGAGATGGAACAAGCCGTTCAACTACACTGGTAAATTACGGTTGGCCAAGTAATTGGACTGAAGTATCTTTTGACGTAGTAGGCGATCTTACTAATGACGGAGTGAACGAAGTGATGTTGTTTGGATTGCGAAGTAATGGTAACTACGAGCTTAGTATTAAAGATGGTATAGCGAGTAACGGAGCATATGCTACCGTGAATTTAGGTAATGACTGGCTGGCTAAGCCAAGCTTTAAGCTTATAGGAGACATTGATTATGATGGTACGCCAACAGTTGTCGTTTATGGTAAGTCTAAAGCTGGGGTAGATAAATACCAGTTGCTTGATTAG
- a CDS encoding sulfotransferase, whose protein sequence is MKWTYFLEHDDASIFAGASVGVCSKTLSLNLLPKFKDAEITVQFASHSELLNNERPLGGVVVNNSQLLLPLSALVNEVQVLKIVASKGGNTYKNYVALLPSPDLPKVCIVVGSPRSGTTVVGNMIQQAYGTKAHGESHLAELFSGLISHADEYLTNSQAAKNKGTMVWEMPSLLVKAQLIKQLRDIYITYYGNEVVVDKTPGIPMLKSLPLLISAFPSAKVVYCQRRGIENVASRLRKFPNAKFDVHCKQWTQTLKIWKRMKTQLSTVLGSSSWCLEVEQYELATAPSKVTDEIGFFLQVGKGAINRMFRYQERKAPQVTSGKPSDVTSLNAVNWTEQQKAYFIETCGELMKEQGYSLDESYYFNEAQ, encoded by the coding sequence ATGAAGTGGACTTATTTTTTAGAGCACGATGATGCCTCTATTTTTGCTGGTGCCAGTGTTGGGGTTTGCTCAAAAACACTTAGCTTGAATTTACTGCCGAAGTTCAAGGATGCAGAGATTACAGTTCAATTTGCCTCACATTCTGAGCTTTTAAATAACGAGCGCCCGTTAGGTGGCGTTGTTGTTAATAACAGTCAACTCTTACTTCCTTTGAGCGCTTTAGTAAATGAGGTTCAAGTCCTCAAGATAGTTGCTTCGAAAGGTGGCAATACGTATAAAAACTATGTTGCGCTACTGCCTTCTCCAGACCTACCTAAGGTTTGTATTGTAGTGGGGTCGCCCCGAAGTGGAACAACGGTTGTTGGGAATATGATTCAACAAGCCTATGGAACAAAAGCCCACGGTGAATCACATTTGGCCGAGTTGTTTAGTGGGCTAATCTCTCATGCTGATGAATATTTAACCAATAGCCAAGCTGCTAAAAACAAGGGCACAATGGTATGGGAGATGCCAAGTCTGTTGGTAAAAGCACAGCTGATAAAGCAACTGCGCGATATTTACATTACCTATTACGGCAATGAAGTAGTGGTTGATAAAACACCGGGCATTCCTATGCTTAAGTCATTACCTCTTCTGATCTCAGCATTTCCAAGTGCTAAGGTAGTTTATTGTCAGCGCAGAGGGATCGAAAATGTTGCCTCTCGCCTGCGTAAGTTTCCCAACGCTAAATTTGATGTCCATTGTAAACAGTGGACTCAAACGCTAAAAATATGGAAAAGAATGAAGACTCAACTTAGCACTGTTTTGGGGAGTAGTTCTTGGTGCTTAGAAGTAGAGCAGTACGAGTTAGCTACGGCTCCTTCTAAGGTAACAGATGAAATAGGTTTTTTTCTTCAAGTTGGGAAAGGCGCTATAAATCGTATGTTCAGATACCAAGAACGGAAGGCTCCACAAGTAACAAGCGGCAAACCTTCCGATGTAACCAGTTTAAACGCGGTGAACTGGACTGAACAACAAAAGGCTTACTTTATAGAAACTTGCGGCGAACTAATGAAAGAGCAAGGCTATTCTCTAGATGAAAGTTACTATTTTAACGAAGCTCAATAA
- a CDS encoding glycosyltransferase family 61 protein, with the protein MENHAHISQLNNALVIPQTPHSDFGRKPMSRDHFISGVCQTKNSDIFFGHKYKNNLLLNKDLQLSTIKNSKSLKLQGTWLFGGLLAPHFGHFMAESCHRLWAWQSMATKVDGIIVLPPPGYSDINKWPAFIFDVYALFGIAKEDIKIITNLTEVEHIHIPEMGASFHGEIKSWYAEWLNGNPLYGEQSHIHQNRKLFISRRNYKLKGRVAGMDAVAELLAEQGFEEVYPEELSIKEQLLLLSSASHIIWEEGSAVHLMELLAKQNSRAALIMRRPKNPNIRNFLEKKYDNLYTDSSLVMDKLAQNRPNNALAYFANIIDTIKGLEQSGIISKTYDISRVKRLLVENEKIDSLEYVRSLRLSDEKRKLFLSRVKLFQKLRRLNLDKSHLIKYILFNDLPTNTVTPKDLREMSAFLAHPKIEETEKHEVAQSLKRATEQCSNKALQTKLKAIQALIS; encoded by the coding sequence ATGGAAAATCACGCCCACATTTCGCAGCTAAACAATGCTCTTGTTATTCCTCAAACACCACATTCGGACTTTGGAAGAAAGCCTATGTCTCGCGACCACTTTATTAGTGGCGTGTGTCAAACCAAAAACTCTGATATATTTTTCGGGCATAAATACAAAAATAATTTACTTCTTAACAAAGACTTACAGTTAAGCACCATCAAAAACAGTAAATCTTTAAAACTTCAAGGAACATGGCTTTTTGGAGGACTTTTGGCGCCCCATTTTGGTCATTTTATGGCAGAGAGTTGCCATAGATTATGGGCATGGCAATCTATGGCAACCAAAGTAGACGGTATTATTGTGCTTCCCCCGCCTGGATATTCAGACATCAATAAATGGCCAGCTTTTATATTTGATGTGTATGCGTTATTTGGTATCGCCAAAGAAGATATCAAAATAATTACTAATTTGACCGAAGTAGAGCATATACATATACCAGAAATGGGGGCCTCTTTTCATGGGGAGATAAAATCGTGGTATGCCGAGTGGTTGAATGGAAATCCGCTATATGGCGAGCAATCTCATATTCACCAAAATAGAAAGCTATTTATTTCTCGACGGAATTATAAGCTTAAAGGTAGAGTAGCTGGTATGGATGCTGTGGCTGAACTCTTAGCAGAGCAAGGCTTTGAAGAAGTTTACCCTGAAGAACTGTCCATTAAAGAACAGCTACTGTTACTATCTTCGGCATCACATATTATTTGGGAAGAGGGAAGTGCTGTACACTTAATGGAGCTATTGGCAAAGCAAAATTCCCGCGCCGCGCTGATAATGCGAAGACCTAAAAACCCTAACATTAGAAACTTCCTCGAAAAAAAATACGACAACCTTTACACCGATAGTTCGCTTGTAATGGATAAACTAGCGCAAAATAGACCTAACAATGCCCTTGCCTATTTTGCAAACATAATAGATACCATAAAAGGCTTGGAGCAATCCGGCATCATTAGCAAGACTTATGATATTAGTCGGGTTAAGCGTCTTTTAGTCGAGAACGAAAAAATAGACTCATTAGAATATGTTAGATCACTAAGATTATCTGATGAAAAACGAAAACTGTTTCTCTCTAGAGTAAAGCTTTTTCAGAAATTAAGGCGTTTGAATTTAGATAAAAGCCACTTAATAAAATACATTTTATTCAATGACCTACCGACAAATACAGTAACGCCAAAAGATCTTCGGGAAATGAGCGCATTTTTAGCGCACCCAAAAATTGAAGAAACTGAAAAGCATGAAGTTGCTCAGTCACTCAAAAGGGCAACAGAACAATGCTCAAATAAAGCCCTGCAAACTAAATTAAAGGCTATTCAGGCGTTAATTTCGTAG
- a CDS encoding glycosyltransferase family 4 protein: protein MDNKKILIVAHGHPDVHKGGAELAAYQLFQEYEAQGLDVMFLARSEESPHGGAAFSIRNKPNELLFHTRQDDDFMFSNIRTRYIWSELRDLLARFKPDIVHFHHFFLMGIETLLEVRKTLPNAKVVFTLHEYLAICNASGLMLKPKSGKLCSKASPRDCHNCFPEKSPADFFMREIYIKRAFAVVDQFISPSKFLKARYVDWGIEESRISIIENGMPMVNEQDAKLLTESVGCDEQNRQPVRLAYFGQINRFKGLDVLLESLLLMNRQKRKQFVLNIHGANLDQQPPEFQEKIFSALSKLKGIVFMHGSYDSAELPGLLANVDWMVVPSIWWENSPIVIQEAFRSTVPVITSNIGGMVEKVKHGVNGLTFNVGKPLSLLSILQDIVENPGLHSQCKAGITVPMSIAESAEKNLSLYK, encoded by the coding sequence ATGGATAATAAAAAAATACTCATTGTTGCCCACGGTCACCCAGATGTACATAAAGGTGGTGCAGAGCTGGCAGCTTATCAGCTATTCCAAGAATATGAAGCACAGGGCTTAGACGTTATGTTTTTGGCTAGAAGCGAGGAGTCACCTCATGGTGGTGCGGCTTTTTCAATTCGCAATAAGCCCAACGAGTTACTCTTTCATACTCGCCAAGACGACGACTTTATGTTTTCGAATATTCGTACAAGATACATTTGGTCAGAATTGCGTGATTTACTAGCGCGTTTCAAACCAGATATAGTGCACTTTCATCATTTCTTTTTGATGGGTATTGAAACCCTGTTGGAAGTAAGAAAAACACTACCAAATGCAAAAGTTGTTTTTACGCTGCATGAATATTTAGCTATTTGTAATGCCAGTGGGCTAATGCTGAAGCCTAAGTCAGGCAAGCTGTGCTCAAAGGCTTCCCCGCGAGATTGCCACAATTGCTTTCCTGAAAAGTCGCCAGCAGATTTTTTTATGCGTGAGATTTATATTAAACGCGCTTTTGCGGTGGTCGATCAGTTTATTTCACCTTCAAAATTTCTAAAAGCCCGATATGTTGATTGGGGAATTGAGGAAAGCCGTATTTCTATTATTGAAAATGGCATGCCTATGGTGAATGAACAAGATGCTAAGCTATTAACTGAATCAGTTGGATGTGATGAGCAAAATCGCCAACCAGTACGCCTAGCCTATTTTGGCCAAATTAACCGCTTTAAAGGGTTAGACGTATTACTAGAAAGTTTATTGCTAATGAATAGGCAAAAAAGAAAGCAGTTCGTACTAAATATTCACGGTGCTAATTTAGACCAGCAACCACCAGAGTTTCAAGAAAAAATATTTTCTGCACTTAGCAAGCTTAAAGGTATTGTATTTATGCATGGTAGTTATGATAGTGCAGAGCTGCCAGGCTTACTTGCTAATGTAGATTGGATGGTGGTTCCATCCATTTGGTGGGAGAACTCGCCAATAGTGATTCAAGAAGCGTTTCGGTCTACCGTGCCAGTGATTACTAGTAATATTGGGGGAATGGTTGAAAAAGTAAAGCATGGTGTTAATGGGCTAACCTTTAACGTAGGCAAGCCTTTATCACTGTTATCCATACTGCAAGATATAGTGGAGAATCCTGGCTTACATTCACAATGCAAAGCCGGAATAACAGTGCCCATGTCTATTGCTGAGTCAGCCGAAAAAAACTTATCGTTGTACAAATAA